A window from Polyodon spathula isolate WHYD16114869_AA chromosome 28, ASM1765450v1, whole genome shotgun sequence encodes these proteins:
- the LOC121301774 gene encoding protein FAM117A-like → MTAACPHPFNSGFSDRYPFDIQVNPLPCKFDLSFYFFYQTPSFWFEDSLGRKGSCTHKRSASWGSVDHLREIVKLKQQLQQRGRQSGWERECHPPLPGNHSLSTAQTPSPLGPQTPLSRLAPRLCRSVEGLNLELEGVFVKQQAEKEIGRILDIPDGHRAPVPPQRYSSVCQSESSPAPLSRSPSPCLGPVRDTAPNLDRDSGSPSPVLLLSSSPGPNNSYSFKREPPEGCERVRVCEESVPHYLGQAFLHSSCPDKNKVNFIPTGSAFCPVSLLKPLLPSMDFLFRSLSVSPSGSGASCPAGGYLGPAM, encoded by the exons ATGACAGCAGCTTGCCCACATCCTTTTAACTCTGGCTTCTCGGATCGCT ACCCCTTTGATATACAAGTAAATCCATTGCCATGTAAGTTTGACCTCTCCTTCTATTTCTTCTATCAGACCCCTAGCTTCTGGTTTGAGGATTCCCTTGGAAGGAAAGGCTCCTGCACCCACAAACGTTCTGCATCCTGGGGCAGTGTGGACCACCTGCGAGAG ATTGTCAAGctgaagcagcagctgcagcagcggGGCAGGCAGAGTGGGTGGGAGAGAGAGTGCCACCCCCCCCTCCCTGGAAACCACAGCCTCAGCACAGCACAG ACACCCTCCCCCCTGGGCCCCCAGACCCCCCTGTCTAGGCTGGCCCCCCGCCTGTGTCGGAGTGTGGAGGGACTGAACCTGGAGCTGGAGGGAGTCTTCGTGAAACAGCAGGCTGAGAAAGAGATCGGCAGG ATTCTGGATATCCCTGATGGTCACCGCGCTCCGGTCCCTCCCCAGCGCTACAGCAGTGTCTGTCAGAGTGAGTCCTCCCCTGCACCCCTGTCCCGCTCCCCCTCGCCCTGCCTCGGCCCTGTGAGGGACACTGCTCCAAACCTGGACAGAG ACAGTGGCTCCCCCTCTCCTGTGCTGCTTTTATCCTCGTCCCCCGGACCCAACAACAGCTACAGCTTCAAGAGAGAGCCTCCTGAGGGGTGTGAGCGCGTGCGTGTCTGCGAGGAGTCTGT ACCGCACTACCTCGGCCAGGCTTTCCTGCACTCCTCCTGTCCTGACAAAAACAAGGTGAACTTCATCCCCACGGGCTCCGCCTTCTGCCCTGTCAGTCTCCTCAAGCCCCTCCTCCCCTCAATGGACTTCCTGTTCCGCAGTCTCTCTGTTTCCCCAAGCGGGAGCGGTGCATCCTGTCCGGCGGGTGGCTACCTGGGTCCGGCCATGTGA